A window from Drosophila miranda strain MSH22 chromosome Y unlocalized genomic scaffold, D.miranda_PacBio2.1 Contig_Y2_pilon, whole genome shotgun sequence encodes these proteins:
- the LOC108158089 gene encoding unconventional myosin-Va isoform X5: protein MSSEEMLYAKGAKIWVTHAEQVWESATLEESYRKGASFLKICTESGSLKEFKLKPDGSNLPPLRNPAILVGQNDLTTLSYLHEPGVLYNLRVRFCERQIIYTYCGIILLAINPYAEMPLYGPSIIRAYRGLSMGDLEPHIFALAEEAYTKLERENCNLSIIVSGESGAGKTVSAKYAMRYFAAVGGSESETQVERKVLASSPIMEAFGNAKTTRNDNSSRFGKFTKLLFKNQMGVMYLQGATVHTYLLEKSRVVYQAQGERNYHIFYQLCAARAKYPELLLDHQDKFQFLNMGGAPDIERVSDADQFNETAQAMTVLGFSFQQIAEIVKILAGILHLGNIEVTKKYTEGGDDEDTDSCQISHNDIHLQITGDLLRVKTEDLRRWLVMRKIESVNEHVLIPNSVEAGQAARDALAKHIYAKLFQYIGGVLNKSLNNGSKQCSFIGVLDIYGFETFEVNSFEQFCINYANEKLQQQFNQHVFKLEQEEYLKEGITWTMIDFYDNQPCIDLIESRLGVLDLLDEECRMPKGSDESWAGKLIGKCSKFPHFEKPRFGTTSFFIKHFSDIVEYDVNGFLEKNRDTVSKELTSVLALSDMSLVKQVMALEDIDTLGVDANTTSTLGGRVVISAGRKQVVPSKQHKKTVGAQFQESLTSLITTLHATTPHYVRCIKPNDEKIAFKWETAKIIQQLRACGVLETVRISAAGFPSRWLYPDFYMRYQLLAHRSKIDKNDLKQSCRNIVYKWIEDEDKSRFGNTQIFFRAGQVAFLEQVRANLRKKYITIVQSVVRRFIHRRRYLKLQMVISGIQRYSRGFMARERVQNMREVRAALILSKYAKGWLCRRRYLRLRHFIAGIQTYARGMLARSKFYALRDHYRAVQIQRFVRGVLARRAYHHKRRNIIICQAAVRRFLARRKFKRMKAEAKTISHMENKYMGLENKIISMQQRIDELNRDNSNLKHKTSEISVLKMKLEMKKNLEGEFKNVKAACMDKDMLIAALNKQLEAERDEKMQLLEENRHSQEEWLSQKQTYCLENEELRKQVDQMIEMAKNVVATQHDQNVRMLAEIDNNELNEAYQRAIKDKEVIENENYQLKEELSRLQQNGVYSLRGRSASNASSQNEEDVGYGSAKNTLDINRTSDLQSKSYTSADCTSLVVKLRSILEAEKSKHKVLQEQYIKLASRNKPTEDSFRSACRPTGRGS, encoded by the exons ATGTCAAGCGAGGAGATGCTATATGCAAAG GGGGCCAAGATCTGGGTGACCCATGCGGAACAGGTGTGGGAGAGTGCCACCTTGGAGGAGAGCTACCGCAAGGGAGCAAGCTTCCTGAAGATCTGCACGGAATCGGGCAGCCTCAAGGAGTTCAAACTAAAGCCCGATGGAAGCAACCTTCCCCCGCTGCGAAATCCGGCCATTCTGGTTGGGCAAAATGATCTCACAACCCTCTCGTACCTGCATGAGCCCGGGGTGTTGTACAATCTGCGCGTTCGCTTCTGCGAACGCCAGATTATCTACACCTACTGCGGCATCATACTGTTGGCTATCAATCCGTACGCGGAGATGCCCCTGTATGGGCCCAGTATAATCCGAGCCTATCGCGGTCTATCCATGGGGGATCTGGAGCCGCACATCTTTGCCCTGGCCGAGGAAGCCTACACGAAGCTAGAGCGGGAGAACTGCAACCTGAGTATCATTGTCAGCGGCGAGTCGGGGGCAGGCAAGACGGTCTCCGCCAAGTACGCCATGCGCTACTTCGCCGCCGTCGGCGGCTCCGAGTCCGAAACGCAGGTGGAGCGGAAGGTGCTGGCATCTTCGCCGATCATGGAGGCTTTTGGCAATGCGAAGACCACGCGAAACGACAACAGTTCGCGCTTTGGCAAGTTCACCAAGCTGCTCTTCAAGAACCAGATGGGTGTTATGTACCTGCAGGGAGCCACCGTGCACACCTATCTCCTGGAGAAGTCTCGGGTGGTCTATCAGGCACAGGGGGAGCGCAACTATCACATCTTCTATCAGCTGTGTGCGGCGCGGGCTAAGTACCCTGAATTGTTGCTGG ACCACCAGGACAAGTTTCAGTTCCTGAACATGGGTGGCGCCCCGGACATCGAACGGGTCTCGGATGCCGATCAGTTTAACGAGACTGCCCAGGCAATGACAGTACTAGGGTTCTCATTTCAGCAGATAGCGGAGATTGTGAAAATACTGGCTGGCATTCTGCATCTGGGCAACATTGAGGTGACCAAGAAGTACACCGAGGGCGGCGATGATGAAGACACCGATTCCTGTCAAATATCT CACAACGATATTCACCTGCAAATCACTGGGGACCTGCTGCGGGTGAAAACAGAAGATCTGCGTCGCTGGCTTGTAATGCGTAAGATAGAGTCGGTCAATGAACATGTGCTGATACCGAACAGCGTTGAGGCCGGGCAGGCGGCGCGCGATGCGCTGGCCAAGCACATATACGCCAAACTGTTTCAGTATATCGGCGGTGTGCTGAACAAGAGCCTCAACAACGGTAGCAAGCAGTGCAGCTTCATTGGCGTGCTCGATATCTACGGCTTTGAAACGTTTGAGGTGAACTCGTTTGAACAGTTTTGCATAAACTATGCAAACGAGAAGCTCCAGCAGCAGTTCAACCAGCACGTCTTTAAGCTAGAACAGGAGGAGTACCTCAAGGAGGGTATTACCTGGACCATGATCGACTTCTATGACAATCAGCCGTGCATCGATTTAATTGAATCCCGTCTGGGTGTACTCGATCTTCTCGACGAGGAATGTAGG ATGCCCAAGGGCTCCGACGAGAGTTGGGCCGGCAAACTCATTGGAAAGTGCAGCAAATTTCCGCACTTTGAGAAGCCCCGCTTTGGCACCACAA GCTTCTTCATCAAACACTTCTCGGATATCGTGGAGTATGATGTGAACGGATTCCTGGAAAAGAACCGCGACACTGTCTCCAAAGAACTCACCTCCGTCCTGGCCCTGTCCGACATGTCGCTGGTGAAGCAGGTCATGGCCCTGGAGGACATTGACACTCTTGGTGTGGATGCCAACACAACATCCACATTGGGCGGTCGCGTAGTTATAAGCGCCGGCCGAAAGCAG GTGGTGCCATCCAAGCAGCATAAGAAAACCGTGGGCGCCCAGTTCCAGGAGAGTCTGACATCGCTTATAACTACGTTGCATGCCACCACGCCCCATTACGTGCGTTGCATCAAG CCCAACGACGAGAAGATTGCCTTCAAGTGGGAGACCGCCAAGATCATACAACAGCTTAGGGCCTGCGGCGTGCTGGAAACGGTGCGCATCTCGGCCGCCGGCTTCCCCTCGCGCTGGCTCTATCCGGACTTCTATATGCGCTACCAGCTGCTGGCGCATCGCTCGAAGATAGACAAGAACGACTTGAAGCAGTCGTGCCGCAACATTGTGTACAAGTGGATCGAGGACGAGGACAAGAGTCGGTTTGGCAACACACAGATATTCTTTCGTGCCGGCCAGGTAGCTTTCCTCGAACAGGTGCGGGCCAATCTGCGCAAGAAGTACATCACGATTGTACAGTCCGTGGTGCGGCGTTTCATCCATCGACGACGATACCTGAAGTTGCAGATGGTGATCAGCGGTATACAGCGGTATTCGCGTGGCTTCATGGCCCGCGAGCGCGTCCAGAATATGCGTGAAGTTCGAGCCGCCCTTATACTATCAAAATACGCCAAGGGATGGCTGTGTCGGCGTCGCTATCTACGTCTGCGGCACTTTATTGCAGGGATACAGACTTACGCTCGCGGCATGCTGGCCCGCAGCAAGTTTTATGCCCTGCGAGATCACTATCGGGCCGTACAGATCCAACGCTTCGTACGTGGCGTGCTGGCGCGACGCGCCTACCATCACAAGCGGCGCAATATCATCATTTGCCAGGCGGCGGTGCGTCGCTTCTTGGCGCGGCGCAAGTTCAAGCGCATGAAGGCCGAGGCCAAGACCATATCGCACATGGAGAACAAGTACATGGGCCTCGAGAACAAGATTATTTCCATGCAGCAGCGCATCGATGAGCTAAACCGAGACAACAGCAATCTGAAACACAAAACCAGCGAGATCAGCGTCCTAAA AATGAAGCTGGAGATGAAGAAGAACCTGGAGGGCGAGTTCAAGAACGTGAAGGCTGCCTGCATGGACAAGGATATGCTGATAGCGGCCCTCAACAAGCAGCTGGAGGCGGAGCGGGACGAGAAAATGCAACTGCTGGAGGAGAACCGACACTCGCAGGAGGAATGGCTGAGCCAGAAACAGACGTACTGCCTAGAAAACGAGGAGCTGCGCAAGCAAGTGGACCAAATGATCGAGATGGCCAAGAACGTAGTGGCTACACAGCACGACCAGAACGTGCGTATGCTGGCCGAGATCGACAACAACGAACTGAACGAAGCCTATCAGCGTGCCATCAAAGACAAGGAGGTGATAGAGAACGAGAACTACCAGCTGAAGGAGGAGCTGAGTCGACTTCAGCAAAACGGCGTCTACAGCCTGCGCGGGAGGAGCGCGAGCAACGCCTCTAGTCAGAACGAGGAAGACGTTGGCTATGGCTCGGCCAAGAACACGCTTGACATTAATCGGACGTCAGATTTGCAGAGCAAGAGCT ATACCTCTGCGGACTGCACCAGCCTGGTGGTGAAGCTGCGCTCCATCTTGGAGGCAGAGAAGTCGAAGCACAAGGTCCTGCAGGAGCAATACATAAAGCTGGCAAGTCGAAACAAGCCTACGGAGGACTCGTTCCG TTCAGCATGCCGCCCTACAGGAAGAGGTTCGTAG